Within Topomyia yanbarensis strain Yona2022 chromosome 2, ASM3024719v1, whole genome shotgun sequence, the genomic segment gtcgactgtaataggatgttttacaccgacgggtcaagcctcgacggctgcACTGGCTTCggaatattcaatcaaaacctcaccgcctcattcaaactcaatgatcctgcttcagtttacgtcgcagaacttgctgctattcagtatacccttgggatcattgatactttgcccaccgatcattactttattgtctcggatagcctcagctcaatcgaggctctcagttcaatgaaacctagaaagcacattccacattttctggagaaaatctgggagcgcctgcgtacTTTGTCTGTAAGGTCGTACAAAATTACcctagtttgggttccctcgcattgctccattccacgtaatgaagaagcggactttTTAGCTAAGGccggcgctttacaaggtgacatatgaaagaccaatttgcttccacgaatttttcaattactcatcagagaacccgtcgaaagttggcaaacctcgtggagaaATGGTGAActaggacggtggctacattcgatagtccctaaggtatcgacgaaaccttggttcaaggggatgggtatgggtcgtgacttcattcgtgttatgtcccgactcatggcaaaccattacacgctggatgcaaatctccggcgtattgggctcgggGATAGTggtctgcgcttgtggcgacggctatcacgatatcgagcacattgtctgggcgtgcaccgagtacagttccgccaggtctcggcttatggacatcctccgggcccgaggaagaccacccaacgtcccggttcgagacgTTCTGGCAAGTCGTGATCttccctatatgtccctcgcatacaccttcctaaaaatcatcaatatacaaatttaactgccccttttttcTATCATTCTCAGTCTTccgcctgtaccatacacccacggaggtttgatgcgacttcaaggcgacaccaaacatctctgtcgaatgagccaacaaacacgggacctacgtacaaaccacacgcgcaactcgagctccgatccgcatctgagccgtactacgaaatcgtctggaagaaCCCCTGCCGACTCAAGGAGGAACACCCGGCGTTCCAGTACATAATTCTTCCCGATGAAGGCCACCCGTGTCTGCAACCTATgtcgttgatctcccgatgcctgaaactgaaagttaataactttcttccctgccatctttgtccactCTCCCTctcctgactcttatacccagaagtatcaacccctacccccccccccccctctccagcaaatatcttcccgaagcatttagctctttctGTCTCTTCTAGTTATAACTATTACATTATATAAtctcattgaaaatgcccaactttaCTACCACAAAACATAACTCTAATTAAACTCCccgaatttttacaaaattaaatcacgccctctagttatttctagttttaatatagttataaaaattgtcccccttagttaaaaattctttgcttcaatAATCTCCCTGCCAAAAAtatcaaaccatattgccataaaaactaaatgacccccataGACTTACGAAACTTATATTACCCCcttagttttaagtaatttaaaataaaaagaaaaacaaaattggcacctttaagctaacgcaaacctgccttatcaaataaacgaattgaataaaaaaatcgttgaatgctccaaatatgtgcacgaaaataaatttaaaattgcaaaatatttttttctgtgtaggagTTACAGGAGAAAAACTGAACATTTGTTAAAGTAAAGAAAAAGATAAGTAAAACGTATAAAGTAAATAAGAGATATGTAAAATGGAGAAATATGTTTGCATTCGATATGTGCAATACATGTTTcgtcttgattttttttagttcagcACAATATATATCCCCTTAACATGAATAAAGAGTCAAATTGAAAAGGAAAACTTTCGGCTTTTCATTGAAATTTACTCAATAATCTGTCTAGAATCCATCCAGTGTAATGCACATGCTCGTTTGGAGTGACATGGCGCACAAGCAGAAATTCCCTGCAACGTTGGTGCATTTAATGTTTGAGTTTCTAAATGTTCCCTAGTTTTACAGCTGTCATGATTGTACATACAAAGTTGATAAGTAGTAATAGAGTAAATATAATACCTATTGCCGCCGCCGGCGATTTCGGTGATCCGAGCTCGTCGCTGAACGTTCGCTCCTTCAGCTTCCGGTGTTTCATAATGACGGCGGTGGTAGTGGTGGCGGCCGAGTTCGACGTCGAGGAATGTGTGGTGGTGGTGGCGGTGGTTGTGGTGGTAGTGCTGGCAGCACTGGTACCACCAGCACTTGCTGCCGAATTGCTCTGGGATTCGATTAGGTTCAGTTTCATGGCACGCTTGGCCAACTCGGTGTCCGTGGCGATGCTGGTGGCCGTCGTGGGGGAGAGTGTACCTCCGGAGCCCGAACCGCCAGACGTTGGCGAGGTGGGTGACGTTGTTGCGGTTGGCGACTTGAGTGGAATGGGAATTTCCAAATCGATCGATTTCTGACTAACAGCACTTTGCGACAGTGTAGAACGATTATCACAGATTTGTCTTTTGGGCTCGATATCCATAATTGAAACCATGGTTTGTCGTCCGGGTTGGTTGCATGGATTACTTCCCTGTTTGACTGGAAACAGCCCCTTGATGGTTGCTGCTCCAGTTGGTGGGCAAATGGCGATGACGGTGACAGAGATGATGGTGGCTGTTATTACTGCATACAATATCTCTCACCATCATAGTACTTGTAGATCTAGCGTGATTGTAGAAGTTTACGGTGGCCTTGCTTCACTTTCGTCAAAGCTAAAACTTGGAATATCTAAACGGTTGTCGAGTTTGAAATCGTAAAAATGAGGTTGCAAGAAACAACCGTTGTTGTTGTTTAGACGAGAATCACTGATATTTTGCGCACTACAATTGTCTATTGGAATAGAAGTACAAATGTTGTCGTTCACTGTTTTCGACTCATCGGTCAGAAAATTTTCAGAATAGTCAGTCAACGTGATTTTCGGTAATTCCAGCTCTCCCTGTTCTAACTTTAATCTGGATAagccatcaattattttttcgagCTGTTCTGATTTTATTTTATGAGTAGGATGATTGTCCATAAAATTCGCTTTCGCATCACTTTTCCCGGGAAAGATCTCATGAGATATCACTTGGTCCCCTCCGTTCGATTTATACACCTTGATTGCTGATTCCTCGCCGAGATGTAAAAACTTTTCTGAAAATCGTTCCTTCAACTCTTCCGCACGCAGCGTACACGCACTCAAATAGTCTAAATGCCACTGAACACTTTCATTATAGTAACAACTTGCAACTTTACTAAAGCTCGCTAATCGTTCGTTGGCACTAGTTTCGCTACTGTCCTGAGCACGCTGTCGAACACAACCGAACACATCGTCATCATCTTGTTTGTGGCCTAGCTGACCCAATTCGTTTGAAGCACTTTGCCACAACGTTCCCCCGTGTGTAACGTTTTTGTTGCTACACCGGACATCGTAGTCACGTGAAAGTGCTTTGTGTTGTTCCTGATTGCCACATGGAGCGTGACCTCCAGCCGGTGTATTAGCGGCTCCTAAATACTTCCCATTACGGTCCAAAATGCGTCGAATGTCGGCATATGTTTTCGCGTTCCGTAGCTGTTGATATTTTTCGGGAATCAGTTCATCATTTAGAGTCCAACGTTCATTGCTTCCCGTGCTGTAAATGTGAAACTTTTCACATAGTCTAAGCT encodes:
- the LOC131684556 gene encoding spore coat protein SP96-like isoform X2, translating into MVSIMDIEPKRQICDNRSTLSQSAVSQKSIDLEIPIPLKSPTATTSPTSPTSGGSGSGGTLSPTTATSIATDTELAKRAMKLNLIESQSNSAASAGGTSAASTTTTTTATTTTHSSTSNSAATTTTAVIMKHRKLKERTFSDELGSPKSPAAAIDVVDDRKALRDALYQGIFHRHRRTIFAVGSFLRMLKSRSSSYNTIRSSSEGEDDTR
- the LOC131684556 gene encoding uncharacterized protein LOC131684556 isoform X1; the protein is MVSIMDIEPKRQICDNRSTLSQSAVSQKSIDLEIPIPLKSPTATTSPTSPTSGGSGSGGTLSPTTATSIATDTELAKRAMKLNLIESQSNSAASAGGTSAASTTTTTTATTTTHSSTSNSAATTTTAVIMKHRKLKERTFSDELGSPKSPAAAIGRSGTTRPVVPLQSSISSPPDVVDDRKALRDALYQGIFHRHRRTIFAVGSFLRMLKSRSSSYNTIRSSSEGEDDTR